A single window of Pontibacillus chungwhensis DNA harbors:
- a CDS encoding DUF58 domain-containing protein: MKQTVNIVGKLVFTIVLLAILYAYAMFQGGFVSWFLFYGMLPFLIYMIGVLLYPISKWDVHRTFSKHMFQSGDSLSVDVYIERKFPFPLYYCVIEEYVPETLNRVGTKSEGYQYMNNPDALRKAKRIKRVAFPWFKRSIQFKYQIPHLPRGEHHFHSVRVKTGDFFGFVTKQAYYTVPGRVLVYPHKRDVSMTKRVNSFDEGAAPSYSQTKRDTTVVTGVREYAPGDRFSWIDWKTSAKKNAMMTKEFEQQKSSDVLLVLDATESPDEKRIAFEGSVELTASIIQSYKRREAQLAFLVLGSEHKFFPFTKSNVSFDGMNQYLSRVEPDGKTTFAESLLKQQQGLPNHLIVMIVTRNLTPSLKTSVIRLKQKHARVVFFYIEAKEQISGEQRQLLRELEVSGVVVNVLSEAEMTQAKFEVST; the protein is encoded by the coding sequence ATGAAGCAAACAGTTAATATCGTAGGGAAACTCGTTTTTACGATTGTTCTTTTAGCTATTTTGTATGCTTACGCTATGTTTCAGGGTGGGTTCGTCAGTTGGTTTCTTTTCTATGGGATGCTGCCTTTTCTCATTTATATGATTGGGGTATTACTGTATCCAATCTCCAAATGGGACGTGCATAGGACGTTCTCTAAGCATATGTTTCAATCTGGTGATTCGCTATCTGTGGATGTGTATATCGAGAGGAAATTCCCGTTCCCTCTGTATTACTGCGTCATTGAAGAATATGTACCCGAAACATTAAATAGGGTAGGGACGAAATCAGAAGGTTATCAATATATGAATAACCCTGATGCCTTGAGGAAAGCGAAGCGAATTAAGAGAGTCGCGTTTCCTTGGTTTAAACGTTCGATCCAATTTAAATACCAAATTCCCCATTTGCCTCGAGGAGAGCATCATTTTCATAGTGTACGAGTGAAAACAGGTGACTTCTTTGGATTCGTTACGAAACAAGCCTATTATACGGTGCCAGGTAGGGTGCTGGTGTATCCTCATAAGAGAGACGTTTCAATGACGAAGCGTGTGAATAGCTTCGATGAAGGAGCGGCTCCGTCCTATTCTCAAACCAAAAGGGATACAACGGTTGTAACCGGTGTGAGGGAATATGCCCCTGGTGACCGTTTCTCCTGGATTGATTGGAAGACTTCAGCAAAGAAGAATGCCATGATGACGAAGGAATTCGAGCAACAGAAGAGTTCTGATGTCTTGCTGGTTCTCGATGCCACAGAGAGTCCTGATGAGAAGCGAATTGCTTTCGAGGGAAGCGTTGAGCTCACTGCTTCTATTATTCAAAGTTATAAGAGAAGAGAAGCGCAGCTGGCCTTCTTGGTTCTAGGAAGTGAACATAAGTTCTTCCCCTTTACGAAAAGCAATGTATCGTTTGATGGGATGAACCAATATTTATCAAGAGTAGAACCAGATGGGAAAACGACGTTTGCTGAATCTTTGTTGAAACAGCAACAGGGGTTGCCCAACCACTTAATTGTCATGATTGTAACGCGCAATCTAACCCCTTCTTTAAAAACTTCTGTTATTCGACTTAAGCAAAAGCACGCTCGTGTCGTCTTCTTTTATATAGAAGCAAAGGAACAAATATCAGGTGAACAGAGACAGTTGTTGCGGGAGCTAGAAGTAAGTGGAGTGGTTGTGAATGTATTATCAGAAGCGGAAATGACACAAGCGAAATTTGAGGTGAGTACATAA
- a CDS encoding transglutaminase-like domain-containing protein, whose translation MANDPIERNQAFFRGIVYLCGFLLFWEWLRPLEQITDTANIAVFVVYAAFCFFLSFIRLPWFLSMPLKLVGLAFVLDGLFIGERFLSGEWFRFVYEHIQFNIEVMVANQWWQMTPLFRSMLFLLLLWLMSYLLYYWFVVAKRTSFFVILTIVYVTILDTFTIYDGKGAIIRTFLISLVVMGLSSFVKEMEKESITIKGRRVYQAWIVPLVVVILFASLIGYAAPKKAPQWPDPVPFIQSAANGVGGSGGKSIQKVGYGTNDERLGGSFVQDDTPVFQAVADGEHYWRIETKDVYTGKGWIRSSEGNAYEQVASNEIDLGYFSDEVKRLDKTATIAMNDAATFSKLVYPYGIQNVLNSGADTLVINPTTGEIIPQVNGETFQLKGYEISYAQPSFSFSQLSESGTDDPPNIDQAYTQLPESLPTQVRELAEGIVEGSEDRYEKARAVEEYFQRNGFEYSTKNVPVPDEGEDYTSQFLFDSKVGYCDNFSTSMVVLLRSVGVPARWAKGFTGGEQIDTVEVDGELKNVYEVTSANAHSWVEVYFPDIGWVAFEPTKGFGNHTDFYLEDTGEDDEETSDVDENLQDQLDQNQQQQPELDEQEMAGKNDGSGGDGWNITIPTWAWVLFVVLILAALWMAYRYRYHLMAKYYRRKYIQHPGQHNYETAYEFLLKVLDKKEDLNRSNGQTLQEFARSVDEYYRSQEMGQLTYHYERLVYQKGTSQHPWAQMRELWENLIKKTLS comes from the coding sequence ATGGCGAACGACCCAATCGAACGAAATCAAGCTTTCTTTAGAGGGATCGTTTATCTTTGTGGATTCTTACTGTTTTGGGAGTGGCTCAGACCTTTAGAACAAATTACAGATACAGCGAATATCGCTGTGTTTGTCGTCTACGCTGCCTTTTGTTTCTTTTTATCGTTCATTCGATTGCCGTGGTTCCTATCGATGCCCCTTAAACTGGTTGGGTTAGCATTTGTGTTGGATGGATTGTTTATCGGTGAGCGTTTTCTAAGTGGAGAATGGTTCCGGTTTGTCTATGAACATATCCAATTCAATATTGAAGTGATGGTGGCCAATCAGTGGTGGCAGATGACACCCCTGTTTAGGAGTATGCTCTTCTTACTCCTATTATGGTTAATGAGTTATTTGCTTTACTACTGGTTCGTTGTAGCGAAGCGGACAAGCTTCTTCGTCATCTTAACGATTGTGTACGTAACAATTCTTGATACATTCACGATCTACGATGGAAAAGGAGCGATTATACGCACGTTCCTCATTTCTCTGGTCGTGATGGGGCTGTCTAGTTTCGTGAAAGAAATGGAGAAAGAATCTATTACGATTAAAGGGAGACGCGTGTACCAAGCTTGGATTGTCCCCCTTGTGGTCGTTATTCTTTTTGCTAGTTTAATTGGTTATGCAGCACCGAAGAAAGCCCCTCAGTGGCCAGACCCCGTTCCCTTCATACAAAGTGCAGCGAATGGTGTGGGAGGATCAGGTGGCAAGTCGATTCAGAAAGTCGGCTATGGAACAAATGATGAACGACTTGGGGGTTCCTTCGTGCAAGATGATACCCCTGTCTTCCAGGCTGTAGCTGATGGGGAACATTATTGGCGTATTGAGACCAAAGACGTTTACACAGGCAAAGGATGGATTCGATCGAGTGAGGGAAATGCCTATGAACAAGTAGCCAGTAATGAAATCGATTTAGGCTATTTCAGTGATGAAGTGAAGCGTCTTGATAAGACAGCAACGATTGCCATGAATGATGCAGCGACGTTTTCGAAGCTTGTCTATCCATATGGTATTCAGAATGTGTTAAATAGTGGGGCGGATACGTTGGTCATTAATCCAACGACAGGGGAGATCATTCCTCAAGTGAACGGGGAGACCTTCCAGCTGAAGGGATATGAAATTTCATATGCGCAGCCAAGCTTTTCTTTCTCCCAACTCTCAGAAAGTGGAACAGATGATCCACCAAACATTGATCAAGCTTATACACAGCTGCCGGAAAGTTTACCCACGCAAGTCAGGGAACTAGCAGAAGGGATCGTGGAAGGAAGTGAAGACCGCTACGAGAAAGCGCGGGCGGTTGAAGAATATTTTCAACGAAATGGCTTTGAGTACAGTACGAAAAACGTACCCGTTCCGGATGAGGGCGAAGATTACACTTCTCAGTTCTTATTCGATTCAAAAGTTGGCTATTGTGATAATTTCTCTACCTCCATGGTGGTTCTTCTAAGAAGTGTAGGAGTACCAGCTCGTTGGGCGAAAGGATTCACAGGCGGCGAGCAAATCGATACCGTGGAAGTAGATGGGGAATTAAAGAATGTTTACGAGGTGACAAGTGCGAACGCTCACTCTTGGGTAGAAGTGTACTTCCCTGACATAGGATGGGTAGCATTTGAGCCGACTAAGGGATTCGGTAACCATACAGACTTCTATTTAGAAGATACAGGAGAAGACGATGAAGAAACTTCCGATGTAGATGAGAATCTGCAAGATCAACTCGATCAGAACCAGCAGCAACAACCTGAACTAGATGAACAGGAGATGGCGGGTAAAAATGATGGTTCCGGAGGAGATGGGTGGAATATTACGATCCCAACCTGGGCTTGGGTCCTTTTCGTTGTCCTTATCTTGGCAGCTCTCTGGATGGCGTACAGGTACCGTTATCATCTAATGGCCAAATACTACAGGCGTAAGTATATTCAACACCCAGGCCAGCATAACTATGAAACGGCCTACGAATTCCTCTTGAAAGTATTGGATAAAAAAGAGGATTTGAATCGATCAAATGGGCAGACATTACAAGAGTTTGCGCGTTCGGTTGATGAGTATTATCGGAGTCAGGAGATGGGACAGTTAACCTATCATTATGAACGGTTAGTTTACCAGAAAGGTACGTCACAGCACCCATGGGCACAAATGCGTGAATTGTGGGAAAATTTAATTAAAAAGACGTTGTCTTGA
- the guaA gene encoding glutamine-hydrolyzing GMP synthase: MIEVHDKILVLDFGSQYNQLITRRIREFGVYSELHSHRLTIEEIKEMNPTGIILSGGPNSVYAEDSFRCDPALFELDIPVLGICYGMQLMTHHYGGKVERALQREYGKADLKVEGEPSLFKDLPNEQVVWMSHSDKVVEAPADFSVDATSPSCPVSAISNEDKKMYGVQFHPEVRHSEYGNDVLKRFVFDICDVRGDWTMENFIDLEVEKIRNQVGDQKVLCALSGGVDSSVVAALIHRAIGDQLTCIFVDHGLLRKDEADTVMNTFSEGFNMNVIKVDAEERFMSKLRGVSDPEKKRKIIGNEFIYVFDEQAEELKDMDYLAQGTLYTDIIESGTETAQTIKSHHNVGGLPEDMEFKLIEPLNALFKDEVRALGTELGVPDHIVWRQPFPGPGLAIRVLGEITDEKLKIVRESDAILREEVKNAGLERDIWQYFTVLPDIRSVGVMGDARTYDYTVGIRAVTSIDGMTSDWARIPYDVLELISTRIVNEVDHVNRIVYDVTSKPPSTIEWE, from the coding sequence ATGATCGAAGTACATGACAAGATTTTAGTATTAGATTTCGGAAGTCAGTATAACCAGCTAATCACAAGACGCATTCGGGAGTTTGGCGTATATAGTGAACTCCATTCTCACCGTTTGACCATTGAGGAAATTAAAGAAATGAATCCAACAGGGATTATCCTTTCTGGTGGACCAAACAGCGTTTATGCCGAAGATAGTTTCCGTTGTGATCCTGCTCTATTCGAATTGGATATTCCGGTACTTGGTATCTGTTATGGCATGCAGTTAATGACTCACCATTATGGCGGTAAGGTTGAGCGTGCCTTGCAGAGAGAGTATGGCAAAGCCGACCTTAAAGTAGAAGGAGAACCTTCTCTATTCAAAGACCTTCCTAATGAACAAGTGGTATGGATGAGCCACAGTGACAAAGTTGTAGAAGCTCCCGCTGATTTCTCAGTAGACGCTACGAGCCCATCTTGTCCTGTTTCAGCGATCAGTAACGAAGATAAGAAAATGTACGGGGTGCAGTTCCACCCGGAAGTTCGTCATTCTGAATATGGAAACGACGTACTGAAGCGTTTCGTCTTTGATATTTGTGACGTTAGAGGCGATTGGACAATGGAGAACTTCATAGATCTTGAAGTGGAGAAGATCCGTAACCAGGTAGGGGACCAGAAAGTCCTTTGTGCTCTTAGTGGGGGCGTTGATTCATCAGTTGTAGCGGCGCTTATTCACCGTGCAATCGGGGATCAGCTTACTTGTATCTTTGTCGATCATGGGTTGCTTCGTAAAGATGAAGCGGATACGGTTATGAATACGTTCAGTGAAGGTTTTAACATGAATGTGATTAAAGTGGACGCTGAAGAGAGATTTATGTCCAAGCTAAGAGGCGTTTCAGACCCTGAGAAGAAACGTAAAATCATTGGGAATGAGTTCATTTATGTGTTTGATGAACAGGCAGAAGAGCTCAAGGATATGGATTACCTGGCTCAAGGAACTCTATATACGGATATTATCGAAAGCGGAACAGAAACAGCGCAAACCATTAAGTCGCACCACAATGTAGGTGGTCTTCCTGAGGATATGGAATTCAAACTGATCGAACCACTGAATGCTTTATTTAAAGATGAAGTGCGTGCCTTAGGTACAGAGCTAGGTGTGCCTGACCATATTGTGTGGCGCCAGCCTTTCCCTGGGCCTGGCCTTGCTATTCGTGTATTAGGGGAGATCACAGATGAGAAGCTTAAAATCGTTCGAGAATCTGATGCGATTCTTCGTGAAGAGGTAAAGAATGCCGGACTAGAACGAGACATTTGGCAGTACTTTACAGTATTGCCTGATATCCGTAGTGTAGGGGTGATGGGAGATGCCCGCACCTATGATTATACGGTGGGTATCCGTGCTGTCACATCTATTGATGGAATGACATCAGATTGGGCGCGTATCCCGTATGATGTATTAGAGCTGATCTCAACAAGAATAGTCAATGAGGTAGACCATGTAAACCGAATTGTGTATGACGTGACGAGCAAGCCGCCAAGTACAATTGAATGGGAATAA
- a CDS encoding NCS2 family permease, with product MKKFFQFEELGTNYRTEFIAGLTTFLAMAYILVVNPITLALVGVEELPEGVTRIDQGAVFTATAIAAAVGSLIMGVIAKYPIALAPGMGLNAFFSFTVMLQFAIPWEEALAGVLVSGLIFIVLTVTGLREKIINAIPSNLKLAVGAGIGLFIAFIGFQNAGIITGDPNTLVALGDLTRPQTLLAIFGLIISVILMSLNIKGGIFYGIVITTIGGILVNLIDTPTAVMSAPPSVAPTFGAAIEHLPSVLVSGEMWIVILTFLFVDFFDTAGTLVAVATQAGIMKENKLPRAGRALFADSAATVVGSVVGTSTTTSYIESTAGVAAGGRSGFTSVVTAGFFLLSLLFSPLLSVVTAEVTAPALIIVGVLMCSALKNIEWDQFEIAVPAFLTVIAMPLTYSIATGIAIGFIFYPLTMILKGRGKEIHPVMYFLFIVFLAYFIFLI from the coding sequence ATGAAGAAATTCTTTCAATTTGAAGAGCTGGGAACGAATTATCGTACAGAATTCATCGCTGGTTTAACGACGTTTCTAGCCATGGCTTATATATTGGTCGTCAATCCAATTACATTAGCACTTGTGGGAGTAGAGGAACTTCCGGAAGGGGTAACAAGGATTGATCAGGGGGCAGTATTTACTGCAACAGCGATTGCGGCTGCTGTAGGTTCCTTGATTATGGGGGTAATAGCAAAATACCCGATAGCACTAGCTCCAGGCATGGGGCTGAACGCGTTTTTCTCTTTTACAGTCATGCTGCAGTTCGCTATTCCTTGGGAGGAAGCGTTAGCAGGAGTTCTTGTTTCTGGACTTATCTTTATTGTATTAACCGTAACAGGACTTAGAGAAAAGATTATAAATGCGATTCCAAGTAATTTAAAACTCGCAGTTGGAGCAGGGATTGGCCTTTTCATTGCGTTTATCGGTTTTCAAAATGCAGGGATCATAACGGGGGACCCTAACACACTTGTCGCTTTAGGTGACTTAACTCGTCCCCAAACGCTTCTTGCTATATTTGGTCTTATTATTTCGGTTATTTTAATGTCTCTAAATATTAAGGGTGGCATCTTTTACGGAATCGTCATTACGACAATCGGGGGCATCCTTGTTAATTTAATTGACACACCAACAGCTGTCATGAGTGCACCGCCTAGTGTTGCTCCAACGTTTGGGGCTGCGATTGAACATTTACCATCCGTGCTCGTCTCAGGTGAAATGTGGATTGTCATCTTAACGTTTTTATTTGTGGACTTCTTTGATACAGCCGGAACGTTAGTAGCCGTGGCGACACAAGCGGGTATTATGAAAGAAAATAAATTACCACGGGCCGGCCGTGCGTTGTTTGCTGATTCAGCAGCTACCGTTGTCGGTTCAGTGGTAGGAACATCAACAACGACATCTTATATTGAATCAACAGCTGGTGTAGCAGCAGGAGGGCGCTCCGGTTTTACATCAGTGGTAACGGCAGGTTTCTTCCTATTGTCATTATTATTTTCTCCTCTCTTGAGTGTTGTAACAGCTGAGGTTACGGCACCTGCATTAATTATTGTGGGAGTGTTAATGTGTAGTGCTTTGAAAAATATTGAATGGGATCAATTCGAAATTGCCGTTCCTGCTTTCTTAACGGTGATCGCGATGCCGCTAACTTATAGTATCGCCACAGGAATAGCGATTGGTTTTATCTTTTATCCCCTTACCATGATCTTAAAAGGACGAGGAAAAGAGATTCATCCTGTCATGTACTTCTTGTTCATTGTCTTCTTAGCATATTTTATCTTTTTAATTTAA
- a CDS encoding Hsp20/alpha crystallin family protein, producing the protein MDPFQNMNNWRQNMDRFFGEDFWGEFDGILKPTIPQINMYKSDNELLLLVNVPGLENLDDLDIFVDYSILEIKGIISLQSSQKQCIQEEILQGTFERKVELPYPVRGDRMQATYRNGIVVIQLHRMIQEEGKRNKIKIKSLDEK; encoded by the coding sequence ATGGACCCATTTCAAAATATGAACAATTGGCGTCAGAACATGGATCGATTCTTCGGGGAAGATTTCTGGGGTGAATTTGACGGTATTCTGAAACCAACGATTCCTCAAATTAATATGTACAAATCTGATAATGAGCTGCTCTTACTCGTTAACGTACCTGGCCTTGAGAACCTGGATGATTTAGATATCTTCGTTGATTACTCCATCTTAGAAATCAAAGGAATCATCTCTCTTCAATCCTCACAAAAACAATGTATACAAGAAGAAATCCTCCAGGGGACGTTTGAAAGGAAAGTAGAACTCCCTTACCCTGTTCGTGGAGATCGCATGCAGGCGACCTATCGCAATGGAATTGTCGTCATTCAATTGCACCGTATGATTCAAGAAGAAGGCAAACGTAACAAAATTAAGATTAAGTCCTTAGACGAAAAATAA
- a CDS encoding DUF2179 domain-containing protein, whose product MENLLENSWAMVLIILVVNIVYVSFLTIRTIFTLKGQRYWAAFISVFEITVYIVGLGLVLDNLDQIQNVVAYALGFGLGVIVGMKIEEKLALGYITVNVISSNPDIEFTKQLRDKGYGVTSWFAYGMEGDRLAMQILTPRKYELSLYETIKNIDSKAFIVAYEPKQIRGGFWVKQVRKGKLNKNG is encoded by the coding sequence ATGGAAAATTTATTAGAGAATAGCTGGGCCATGGTGTTGATTATTTTAGTGGTTAACATTGTGTATGTATCGTTTTTAACCATTCGAACGATCTTTACGTTAAAAGGTCAACGTTATTGGGCAGCCTTTATTAGTGTTTTTGAAATTACGGTGTACATTGTAGGTCTTGGTCTCGTATTGGATAACCTCGATCAAATCCAAAATGTTGTTGCCTATGCGCTAGGCTTCGGTTTAGGGGTTATTGTGGGGATGAAAATTGAAGAGAAACTGGCTCTTGGTTATATAACTGTAAACGTAATTTCCTCTAATCCTGATATCGAATTTACAAAGCAGCTAAGAGATAAAGGATACGGGGTAACAAGCTGGTTTGCATATGGTATGGAAGGTGACCGTTTGGCGATGCAAATCCTTACACCAAGAAAATATGAACTATCCTTATATGAAACCATCAAGAATATTGACTCGAAGGCTTTTATTGTAGCTTATGAACCGAAACAAATTCGAGGTGGTTTCTGGGTTAAACAAGTACGGAAAGGAAAGCTGAACAAAAATGGGTAA
- a CDS encoding NETI motif-containing protein, with protein sequence MGKQKKRFIVEDGDSIDSVLDTMKEEGYMPIRRVEEPIFQERVENGEKKVEPIGSKIIFDAVKTN encoded by the coding sequence ATGGGTAAACAGAAAAAACGATTTATAGTTGAAGATGGGGATTCCATTGATTCTGTTCTCGATACGATGAAAGAAGAAGGATATATGCCTATTCGGAGAGTCGAAGAACCGATCTTTCAAGAACGCGTTGAAAATGGGGAGAAGAAAGTTGAGCCGATAGGAAGTAAAATTATCTTTGATGCCGTAAAGACGAACTGA
- the purB gene encoding adenylosuccinate lyase, with protein sequence MIERYTRPEMGAIWTDENKYKAWLEVELLACEAWSELGYIPAEDVKKLRQHASFDINRILEIEQETRHDVVAFTRAVSETLGEERKWVHYGLTSTDVVDTALSYLLKQANELIRRDLQNFIDILADKAKEHKYTVMMGRTHGVHAEPTTFGLKLALWYEEMRRNLERFEMAAHNIEFGKLSGAVGTYANIDPFVEEYVCKELGLTPAPVSTQTLQRDRHAHYLSTLSLIATSIEKFAVEIRGLQKSETREVEEFFAKGQKGSSAMPHKRNPIGSENMTGLARVIRGHMVTAYENVPLWHERDISHSSAERIILPDSTIALNYMLNRFGKIVKNLTVYEDNMKKNMDKTYGLIFSQRVLLSLIDTGMSREDAYDLVQPKAMDAWERGVQFRELVEGDERITNALSEEQLDGCFDATYHLKNVDHVFERIGLS encoded by the coding sequence GTGATAGAACGTTATACACGACCTGAGATGGGTGCAATTTGGACAGATGAGAATAAATATAAGGCCTGGTTAGAAGTTGAACTGTTGGCGTGTGAAGCTTGGAGTGAATTAGGATACATACCAGCGGAAGATGTGAAAAAACTCCGACAGCATGCTTCTTTTGACATTAACCGCATTTTAGAAATTGAGCAGGAAACTCGTCACGATGTTGTAGCTTTCACACGTGCTGTATCCGAAACCCTTGGAGAAGAGCGTAAATGGGTTCACTATGGTTTGACCTCTACGGATGTTGTTGATACAGCTTTATCTTATCTATTGAAGCAAGCCAACGAACTCATCCGTCGGGATCTTCAGAATTTCATTGATATTCTAGCTGACAAAGCGAAAGAACATAAATATACGGTCATGATGGGGCGTACCCACGGCGTCCATGCAGAACCAACTACATTTGGGTTAAAGCTTGCATTATGGTATGAAGAAATGAGACGAAATTTAGAGCGCTTTGAAATGGCAGCTCATAATATTGAATTTGGGAAGCTATCAGGGGCTGTTGGGACCTATGCCAATATTGATCCATTTGTTGAGGAATACGTGTGTAAGGAGCTCGGATTAACGCCTGCGCCTGTCTCAACGCAAACCTTACAAAGGGATCGTCATGCCCACTACCTATCAACTCTTTCGTTAATTGCGACTTCTATTGAGAAGTTTGCTGTAGAAATTCGTGGTTTACAAAAGTCAGAAACCAGAGAAGTGGAAGAATTCTTTGCTAAAGGTCAGAAGGGATCTTCAGCCATGCCTCACAAACGCAATCCGATAGGTTCTGAGAATATGACAGGACTTGCTAGGGTTATCAGAGGGCATATGGTTACAGCTTATGAGAACGTTCCTCTATGGCATGAAAGAGATATCTCTCATTCTTCTGCCGAACGGATCATCTTACCTGATTCTACAATTGCTTTAAACTATATGTTGAATCGCTTTGGTAAGATTGTGAAGAATTTAACCGTCTATGAAGATAATATGAAGAAGAATATGGACAAGACGTACGGATTAATCTTCTCGCAGCGTGTCTTGTTATCCCTTATTGATACAGGTATGTCGAGAGAGGACGCTTATGATCTTGTGCAGCCAAAAGCGATGGATGCATGGGAAAGAGGGGTTCAGTTCCGTGAACTTGTTGAAGGAGACGAGCGGATAACGAATGCTTTAAGTGAGGAACAGCTTGATGGATGCTTTGATGCGACTTATCATTTGAAGAATGTTGATCACGTATTTGAGCGTATCGGATTGAGCTAA